The Malus domestica chromosome 13, GDT2T_hap1 genome includes a window with the following:
- the LOC103452115 gene encoding 4-coumarate--CoA ligase-like 9: protein MATEQKSSCGDGGGSIDPKSGFCSKTKTFHSLRPKSQLPLQTTPLSLTHYILSRLHQSPPPPSTPALVHATTGHQILYPEFILRVQNLAASLQSQLGLSHGQCAFVLSPNSLNLPILHLSLLYLGVIVSPSNPASSNPEISRQISLCNPAVAFATSDTAHKIPNSLRLGTVLLDSSEFESMMLKCPSSTKWSQISVSQSDTATILYSSGTTGRVKGVELTHRNWISNLASSAARNASAPHAVCLCTAPFFHVYGIAYCLRALATGDTLVWMARFDMKAMLGSIERFGITHVAWAPPVAVALTKYGDGNEMGGYDLSSLQVIACGGAPLAKSVIEKLRERLPNVQVSQAYGMTETTARVFAAVGPEETGVEGANGKLMSDLEAKIVDPESGTALPPLMHGELWVRGPNIMKGYVGDEAATAAILDSEGWLKTGDICYIDNQGFLFFVDRLKELIKYKGYQVAPAELEDLLHSHPDIVDAAVIPYPDEEAGQVPMAFVVRCLGSAIDESQIKDFIAKQVAPYKKIRRVTFTMAIPKNAQGKVLRKELIKLAPSRL, encoded by the exons ATGGCCACTGAACAGAAGAGCAGCTGCGGCGACGGTGGCGGCAGCATCGATCCAAAGAGCGGGTTTTGCTCAAAGACCAAAACTTTCCACAGCCTCAGACCCAAATCCCAACTCCCTCTTCAAACCACGCCTCTTTCCCTCACCCACTACATCCTTTCCCGCCTCCACCAGTCCCCTCCCCCGCCTTCTACTCCCGCCCTAGTCCACGCCACCACCGGCCACCAAATTCTCTACCCCGAGTTCATTCTTCGCGTCCAAAACCTCGCCGCCTCGCTCCAATCTCAGCTCGGTCTCTCCCACGGCCAATGCGCTTTCGTTCTCTCCCCCAACTCCCTCAACCTCCCCATCCTCCACCTCTCTCTCCTCTACCTCGGGGTCATCGTCTCTCCTTCCAACCCCGCCAGCTCCAATCCCGAAATTTCCCGTCAAATCAGTCTCTGCAACCCCGCCGTCGCATTCGCCACCTCCGACACCGCTCACAAAATCCCCAACTCCCTCCGCCTCGGGACCGTCCTCCTCGACTCGTCCGAGTTCGAGTCCATGATGCTGAAGTGTCCGAGTTCGACCAAGTGGAGCCAAATTAGCGTGAGCCAATCGGACACAGCCACGATTCTCTACTCGTCGGGGACGACCGGGAGGGTCAAAGGCGTGGAGTTGACTCACAGGAACTGGATATCCAATTTGGCCAGCAGCGCGGCTCGAAACGCGTCGGCTCCACACGCTGTGTGTCTCTGTACGGCACCGTTTTTCCACGTGTACGGGATCGCGTACTGCCTGAGGGCTTTGGCGACGGGGGACACGCTGGTGTGGATGGCGAGGTTCGATATGAAGGCGATGTTAGGATCCATCGAGCGGTTCGGAATCACCCACGTGGCCTGGGCCCCACCGGTGGCCGTGGCGTTGACGAAGTATGGGGATGGAAACGAGATGGGCGGCTACGATTTGAGTTCGCTGCAAGTGATCGCCTGCGGCGGCGCTCCGCTGGCTAAGAGCGTGATCGAGAAACTGAGGGAACGGCTGCCCAACGTACAAGTCTCTCAG GCATACGGGATGACGGAGACGACGGCCCGAGTGTTTGCCGCGGTGGGTCCGGAAGAAACTGGGGTTGAAGGAGCCAATGGAAAGCTGATGTCAGATCTTGAGGCCAAGATTGTGGATCCTGAGAGTGGCACTGCGCTGCCTCCTTTGATGCATGGGGAACTTTGGGTCAGAGGACCCAACATTATGAAAG GTTACGTTGGTGATGAAGCAGCAACTGCCGCAATTTTGGACTCGGAAGGATGGTTAAAAACCGGAGACATTTGCTACATTGACAACCAAGGTTTTCTATTTTTCGTCGATCGGCTCAAGGAATTGATCAAGTACAAAGGCTACCAG GTTGCCCCGGCAGAGTTGGAGGATCTGCTTCACTCCCACCCAGATATTGTCGATGCAGCTGTGATTCC GTACCCAGATGAGGAAGCAGGTCAAGTTCCGATGGCGTTTGTGGTGAGGTGCCTTGGAAGTGCCATTGATGAATCACAGATCAAGGATTTTATTGCCAAACAG GTTGCGCCATATAAGAAGATACGACGCGTAACATTCACCATGGCAATACCAAAGAATGCACAGGGTAAAGTGTTGAGGAAGGAATTAATCAAACTTGCACCGTCCAGGTTATAA
- the LOC103423883 gene encoding stemmadenine O-acetyltransferase-like: MKVQVVVISKEIIRPSSPTPGHLRHYQFSFLDQMAPQVYNPLLLFYEYNAKMHPNITEISNHLKNSLSEALSLFYPLAGRIKDNCFIHCNDEGIPYIEARVLNCTLSDVLSNPNPDELNKFMPFELDDITNPLPFGVQLNIFQCGGFAIGQCVSHKIADGLSYFTFSKIWAAIARGEQANIDPPQFVSATLFPPKEFNTGFDGGVGITKDRVTKRFVFNASKIKTLQAKYEKDMKSLQLKHPTRVETLSAFIWSRYVAATKDCTVNKLYMVIHAVNLRPRFSPPLPQHSFGNLFRVAMTSPLRISNGGEEECDGVVIGEVREAISKIDNEYVKQLQGQGDEHLGLMKKAADSFKRGDMVAVLSFSSYCRFPLYENDFGWGKPAWVGSPALTYKNLVLFMDTKEGDGIEAYVSLEERVMVKFECDSELLSYVSPDGRVLLSCGN; this comes from the coding sequence ATGAAGGTTCAAGTTGTAGTAATCTCCAAGGAGATTATCAGaccatcttctccaactcctGGCCACCTTCGCCATTACCAATTCTCCTTTCTTGATCAAATGGCTCCCCAAGTCTACAACCCTTTGCTCCTCTTCTATGAATACAATGCCAAGATGCATCCCAACATCACTGAAATATCCAACCACCTTAAGAACTCCTTATCCGAGGCCCTATCGCTATTCTACCCGCTAGCCGGTCGAATAAAAGACAACTGCTTCATACATTGCAATGACGAGGGCATCCCCTACATCGAAGCTCGAGTGCTGAATTGCACTCTCTCTGATGTTCTCAGCAACCCCAACCCTGATGAACTTAACAAGTTCATGCCATTTGAACTCGATGATATTACCAATCCATTACCCTTTGGGGTCCAGCTCAACATATTTCAGTGTGGAGGGTTTGCTATTGGCCAATGCGTTTCTCACAAGATTGCTGATGGGTTGTCCTATTTCACGTTCAGCAAAATTTGGGCAGCCATTGCCCGTGGGGAACAAGCCAACATAGACCCTCCACAATTTGTGTCAGCCACACTCTTCCCACCAAAGGAGTTTAATACTGGATTCGATGGAGGCGTTGGAATCACAAAAGATAGAGTGACAAAGAGGTTCGTGTTCAATGCCTCTAAAATAAAGACCCTCCAagcaaaatatgaaaaagatATGAAAAGCCTCCAACTAAAACACCCCACTCGTGTTGAGACCTTATCCGCTTTCATATGGAGTCGATATGTGGCGGCTACAAAGGATTGTACCGTGAATAAGTTGTACATGGTGATCCACGCAGTGAACCTACGTCCGCGGTTTAGTCCACCATTGCCTCAACATTCTTTTGGGAATCTTTTTCGTGTTGCCATGACATCACCGCTGCGAATCAGTAATGGCGGGGAGGAAGAATGTGATGGGGTGGTGATTGGGGAGGTGCGAGAAGCGATAAGCAAGATTGACAATGAGTACGTGAAGCAATTACAAGGGCAGGGTGATGAGCACTTGGGTTTGATGAAGAAAGCTGCTGATAGTTTCAAGAGAGGAGACATGGTTGCGGTACTTAGCTTCAGTAGCTATTGTAGGTTTCCTCTCTATGAGAATGACTTTGGTTGGGGTAAACCTGCGTGGGTGGGATCACCGGCACTGACCTATAAGAACCTAGTGCTTTTCATGGACACCAAGGAGGGTGATGGAATAGAGGCATATGTTAGCTTGGAGGAGAGAGTCATGGTCAAATTCGAATGTGATAGCGAGTTGCTGTCTTATGTTTCTCCAGACGGTCGGGTCCTGCTGAGCTGCGGAAATTAA
- the LOC103452114 gene encoding lipoxygenase 6, chloroplastic (The RefSeq protein has 1 substitution compared to this genomic sequence), with protein MYAVKQSTTASLKSAAAVGRRVTGPGNYIRVRKAHVPGSRVNGQGSVRAAISGGDKVTVTAATPLQSKGVDKLSSSGGGEIQVKAVVTIRKKMKEKITEKIEDQWEFFINGIGQGILIQLVSEQVDPVTNSGKIVQSAVRGWLPKPVPSEYAHIVEYAADFTVPSDFGCPGAIMVTNLQGKEFYLLEIVIHGFDGGPIFFPANTWIHSRKDNLESRIIFKNQACLPGQTPPGLKDLRREDLLSIRGDGKGRRKEHDRIYDYDVYNDLGNPDKSKDLARPVIGGEERPYPRRCRTGRPPTKTDPLTESRIEKPHPVYVPRDEAFEEIKQNTFSTGRLKALLHNLIPSLAATLSSTDNPFECFSDIDDLYSDGVLMREKDEEKKEGKKLFLGSMVKEVLSVGERWLKYEIPAVIKMDRFAWLRDNEFARQTLAGVNPVNIEILKEFPILSKLDPAVYGPPESAITRELLEQEINGMSVDKAIEEKRLFILDHHDTYMPFIERMNALPGRKAYASRTVFFYTPAGIVRPIAIELSLPPTALSPQNKRVYTHGHHATTHWIWKLAKAHVCSNDAGIHQLVNHWLRTHASVEPYIIATHRQLSSMHPIYKLLHPHMRYTLEINALARQSLINGGGIIEASFSPGKYAMDVSSAAYKDMWRFDMEALPADLLRRGMAVEDPSAPCGVKLVIEDYPYAADGLLVWSAIKEWVESYVEHYYSEPNSVTSDIELQEWWSEIKNKGHEDKRNEPWWPKLNTKEDLCGVLTTIIWVASGQHAAINFGQYPFGGYVPNRPAIMRKLIPQEDDPDYEMFISNPQQTFLSSLATKLQATKIMAVQDTLSTHSPDEEYLGQVNPLESHWINDNEVMKMFNRFSDRLKEIEHTINLRNKDSRLKNRSGAGIPPYELLLPTSGPGVTGRGIPNSISI; from the exons ATGTATGCGGTGAAACAATCCACCACTGCTTCTCTCAAGTCAGCCGCCGCCGTTGGCCGGCGGGTCACCGGGCCCGGGAACTACATCAGGGTCCGGAAGGCCCACGTTCCCGGATCACGGGTCAATGGGCAGGGATCAGTCAGGGCCGCGATCAGCGGCGGAGACAAGGTGACTGTGACGGCTGCAACGCCATTGCAGAGTAAAGGCGTTGATAAGTTGTCTTCTTCCGGAGGTGGAGAGATCCAGGTGAAGGCGGTGGTGACGatcaggaagaagatgaaggagaAGATCACGGAGAAGATTGAGGATCAGTGGGAGTTCTTCATCAATGGGATTGGACAGGGAATTCTCATTCAGCTGGTCAGCGAGCAAGTTGATCCTG TTACAAATTCAGGAAAGATCGTCCAGTCTGCCGTGAGAGGGTGGCTGCCAAAGCCGGTGCCTTCGGAGTACGCACACATTGTTGAATATGCTGCTGACTTCACTGTCCCATCCGACTTTGGCTGTCCTGGGGCAATTATGGTTACCAATCTTCAGGGCAAAGAGTTCTACTTGTTGGagattgtcattcatggtttcgaCGGAGGCCCCATTTTCTTCCCTGCCAACACTTGGATCCATTCACGCAAAGATAATCTGGAAAGTAGAATTATCTTCAAAAATCAA GCATGTCTGCCTGGACAGACACCACCGGGCCTTAAAGATCTTCGACGTGAAGACTTACTCAGCATTCGGGGTGATGGGAAAGGTAGGAGAAAGGAACATGATAGAATCTATGATTATGATGTTTACAATGATTTGGGAAATCCTGATAAGAGTAAAGATCTGGCTAGGCCGGTCATTGGTGGCGAGGAGAGGCCTTACCCTAGGCGTTGTAGGACCGGCCGGCCTCCAACCAAGACAG ATCCTCTAACGGAGAGCAGAATTGAAAAGCCCCATCCAGTTTATGTACCTCGGGATGAGGCTTTCGAGGAAATTAAGCAGAATACTTTCTCCACTGGAAGATTGAAAGCTCTGCTTCACAATCTTATACCATCTCTTGCTGCTACATTGTCAAGTACAGACAATCCTTTCGAGTGCTTCTCTGATATAGATGACCTATATAGTGACGGTGTCCTCATGAGAGAGAAAGACgaggagaagaaagaaggcAAGAAACTGTTTCTGGGCAGCATGGTGAAAGAGGTTCTTTCCGTTGGAGAAAGATGGTTGAAATACGAAATCCCCGCTGTTATAAAAA TGGATAGATTTGCTTGGTTGCGTGATAATGAATTTGCACGCCAAACTTTAGCTGGGGTCAATCCAGTCAACATTGAGATTTTGAAG GAATTTCCGATTCTCAGCAAACTAGATCCTGCTGTTTACGGTCCTCCTGAATCTGCTATCACAAGGGAATTGTTAGAGCAAGAAATCAATGGGATGAGTGTAGATAAG GCAATTGAGGAGAAGAGACTATTTATACTTGATCACCATGACACGTATATGCCATTTATTGAGAGGATGAACGCCTTGCCTGGGAGAAAAGCTTATGCCTCTAGGACGGTGTTCTTCTATACCCCTGCTGGTATTGTGAGGCCTATAGCTATTGAGCTTTCACTTCCACCAACGGCTTTATCCCCGCAAAATAAACGTGTTTATACTCATGGGCATCATGCTACTACACATTGGATTTGGAAGCTAGCCAAAGCTCATGTTTGCTCAAACGATGCCGGCATCCATCAACTAGTCAATCACTG GTTGAGGACTCATGCTTCCGTTGAACCTTATATAATTGCGACTCATAGACAGCTTAGCTCAATGCACCCGATTTACAAGCTACTCCACCCACACATGCGCTACACTTTGGAAATTAACGCACTTGCACGACAAAGCTTAATAAATGGAGGGGGAATAATTGAGGCTTCTTTTAGTCCTGGAAAGTACGCCATGGATGTAAGCTCTGCAGCATACAAGGATATGTGGAGGTTTGACATGGAGGCATTACCAGCTGATCTTCTTCGAAG AGGCATGGCTGTGGAAGATCCTTCGGCTCCTTGTGGCGTGAAACTTGTAATTGAGGACTATCCTTACGCTGCAGATGGTCTCCTCGTATGGTCTGCTATAAAAGAATGGGTAGAATCCTATGTGGAACACTACTACTCTGAGCCAAATTCTGTCACATCTGACATTGAGCTCCAAGAGTGGTGGAGTGAGATCAAGAATAAGGGACACGAAGACAAGCGAAACGAGCCCTGGTGGCCTAAACTCAATACCAAAGAGGACTTATCCGGTGTACTAACAACGATAATTTGGGTCGCTTCAGGTCAACACGCAGCCATCAACTTTGGCCAGTACCCTTTTGGTGGTTATGTACCAAACCGCCCGGCCATTATGAGAAAACTCATTCCGCAAGAAGACGACCCTGATTACGAAATGTTTATTTCTAACCCGCAGCAaactttcctttcttccttGGCAACGAAGCTTCAAGCCACCAAGATAATGGCCGTACAAGATACACTCTCAACTCACTCTCCTGATGAAGAGTACTTGGGTCAGGTGAACCCTCTGGAATCCCATTGGATCAACGATAATGAAGTTATGAAGATGTTCAATAGATTCTCTGATAGACTGAAGGAGATAGAACATACCATTAACCTACGAAACAAAGATAGCCGTCTTAAAAACAGAAGTGGAGCTGGCATTCCGCCATACGAATTGCTGCTTCCCACCTCAGGCCCTGGAGTTACTGGCCGCGGAATCCCCAACAGCATCTCTATCTGA
- the LOC103452116 gene encoding uncharacterized protein encodes MADPHIKTDEPPSQLTLLLDSNHNNRHQAPEGEYKDTQLDQTLQRLETFLTLLGFDQSSWFSLALSWTALAFLGVVLPVVVLEMFNCSDCEKYQVKGFELVIVGSQAVLAAVSLLCISHCLRKYGIRRFLFVDRYSGRMVRFRNDYIRQIKGSLRLLIWWALPCFLLKTLREVIRMIYVHQSWWLSFAVLLALVLSWAYVSTITLTASILFHLICNLQVIHFDDYGRLLERDSNVLLFMEEHIRLRYHLHKISHRFRIFLLLQFIIVTTSQFVTLFEITIYSGKITVINGGDFAVSTIVQVVGIILSLHAATKISGRAQGIATVASRWHALMTCSSNDSPHNRSSDSLVNFEAANRLSSLHSSYSESDLESADYVHVPTNSQLASHMASYHKRQAFVLYLQTNHGGITIFGWMVDRGLLTTIFFIELSLITFVLGQTIVFSAA; translated from the exons ATGGCGGACCCTCATATAAAAACAGATGAGCCACCTTCCCAGCTTACCCTTCTTCTCGATTCAAATCACAACAACCGCCACCAAGCACCAGAAGGAGAATACAAAGACACCCAATTGGACCAAACCCTCCAACGGCTAGAAACGTTTCTCACTCTATTGGGCTTCGATCAATCCTCTTGGTTCAGCCTTGCGCTGTCCTGGACTGCTCTGGCTTTTCTCGGTGTGGTGCTTCCGGTGGTCGTGCTCGAGATGTTCAACTGCTCGGACTGCGAGAAGTATCAGGTAAAAGGGTTCGAGCTCGTTATCGTGGGCTCGCAGGCGGTTCTGGCGGCGGTCTCTTTGCTCTGCATCTCTCATTGTCTTCGCAAGTATGGCATTCGGAGGTTCCTCTTTGTCGATCGCTATAGTGGCCGTATGGTTCGGTTTCGAAACGATTACATCAGGCAGATTAAG GGTTCTTTACGCCTGCTCATTTGGTGGGCGCTGCCGTGTTTCCTTTTGAAGACTCTGCGTGAGGTCATCCGCATGATATATGTCCATCAGTCATGGTGGCTGTCATTTGCTGTATTACTAGCTTTGGTTCTGTCATGGGCTTATGTGAGTACAATCACTCTAACAGCCAGCATTTTATTTCACTTGATCTGCAACTTGCAAGTTATCCACTTCGATGATTATGGAAGGCTCTTGGAAAGGGATTCTAATGTGTTGCTATTTATGGAGGAGCATATTCGTCTGCGGTATCATCTTCATAAAATAAGCCACAGGTTCCGGATCTTCCTTCTTCTGCAGTTTATAATCGTCACCACGAGCCAGTTTGTGACTCTATTTGAGATCACAATATACAGTGGAAAAATCACTGTCATAAATGGCGGCGATTTTGCA GTCTCCACAATTGTTCAGGTTGTCGGCATTATTCTTTCCTTGCACGCAGCTACTAAAATTTCTGGTAGAGCCCAAGGTATAGCGACAGTTGCCAGTAGATGGCATGCGTTAATGACATGCAGTTCTAATGATTCACCGCATAACAGAAGTTCAGACAGTTTGGTGAACTTTGAGGCTGCCAACAGATTGAGCTCACTGCATTCAAGTTACTCTGAGAGTGATTTGGAGTCGGCGGATTATGTTCATGTGCCTACAAATTCCCAGCTGGCTTCACATATGGCTTCATACCACAAGAGACAAGCTTTTG TGTTATACTTGCAAACCAATCATGGGGGCATAACAATTTTCGGATGGATGGTTGATAGAGGCCTCCTCACCACGATATTTTTCATCGAACTGTCTTTGATTACCTTTGTTCTTGGACAGACAATAGTTTTTTCGGCTGCTTGA